From a region of the Vibrio orientalis CIP 102891 = ATCC 33934 genome:
- a CDS encoding cytochrome b562 — translation MKKIIPIAALVMSAQVFASDFDLKATMKQMKMEFKQAAQAEEITDMQSALLNLSELIEQSKRGDYPPEKYDLYQEGFNKLSVAIDSVEAKLDAGDLNAAKAELKMVDDLRVEYHDKRNPSIWSKIFG, via the coding sequence ATGAAAAAGATAATCCCAATTGCCGCGCTTGTAATGTCAGCACAAGTCTTCGCTAGCGACTTTGATCTCAAAGCCACGATGAAGCAGATGAAAATGGAATTTAAACAAGCAGCTCAAGCTGAAGAAATCACTGATATGCAGTCAGCGCTATTAAATCTTTCGGAGCTTATTGAACAGTCGAAGCGTGGTGATTACCCACCAGAAAAGTATGATCTATACCAAGAGGGTTTTAATAAACTTTCTGTCGCGATTGATTCTGTTGAAGCAAAGCTAGATGCGGGTGATCTCAATGCTGCGAAAGCAGAACTGAAAATGGTTGATGACCTACGTGTTGAATACCACGACAAGCGTAATCCAAGTATTTGGAGCAAGATTTTCGGCTAA
- a CDS encoding PepSY-associated TM helix domain-containing protein translates to MLGSQIQTGPKESARASNVQQQNKARYFLVWRWHFYAGLFVIPFMLMLSLTGIVMLFDDEIEQMRYQELISVEEQAKQLTISTQLEAVKQAYPNSSITQVIVTEDPTHANRFNVRLEDGSSIFATVNPYTAEVLGQIDRSDSWYQLANDIHGTLLIGKWGDYLIEVSASLGILLLVSGIYLWLPRDNASKAGFLKIRFNSGSRTLMKDLHANLGGTISVVFLLFLLSGLAWTGVWGAKMVQGWNTFPTYYTWGEKPQSTPLHNNLNHGSEEEMPWNLELAPVPESDPHHGHHQQDSSQDKYDVSRSIDIDTIDLKAEQLGLTQYRIFLPQSETGVYTIAANSMAGDVVDPRLDRTVHIDQYTGQTLIDVTWDDYSIIAKLMAAGVSLHQGDLSALNKWLNVFFCVAFIVIAITGACMWWIRRPARQNKLGVPARFKQEGVWKVGLATLVLIGLLFPLAGATIVAAMLIDALLVQKSDRLKTYLSS, encoded by the coding sequence ATGTTGGGTAGTCAAATTCAGACTGGACCTAAGGAAAGCGCACGTGCGTCAAACGTTCAACAACAAAATAAGGCAAGGTACTTTCTCGTTTGGAGATGGCACTTCTATGCGGGGTTATTTGTTATCCCGTTTATGCTGATGTTAAGCCTGACTGGCATAGTGATGCTGTTTGATGATGAAATTGAACAGATGAGATATCAAGAGTTGATCAGCGTAGAAGAGCAAGCTAAACAACTAACGATATCTACTCAGTTAGAAGCGGTAAAACAAGCCTATCCTAATTCGTCAATCACGCAGGTCATCGTCACGGAAGATCCTACTCACGCAAATCGATTTAATGTTCGTTTGGAGGATGGAAGCTCGATCTTTGCGACCGTTAATCCATATACCGCCGAAGTATTAGGGCAAATAGACCGAAGCGATAGCTGGTACCAGTTGGCCAATGATATTCATGGCACTTTGCTGATTGGTAAGTGGGGGGACTATCTAATCGAAGTCTCTGCGAGTTTAGGTATTCTGTTGCTCGTTAGTGGTATCTACCTCTGGCTGCCTAGAGACAATGCATCGAAAGCTGGTTTTCTAAAGATTCGCTTTAACAGTGGTAGCCGCACTTTAATGAAGGACTTACACGCTAATCTAGGCGGTACGATTTCTGTTGTCTTTTTGCTATTTTTGTTATCGGGCCTTGCTTGGACCGGCGTGTGGGGCGCAAAAATGGTGCAGGGCTGGAATACGTTCCCGACTTATTACACGTGGGGCGAGAAACCGCAATCGACGCCACTGCATAACAACCTAAACCATGGTAGTGAAGAAGAGATGCCGTGGAACTTAGAGTTAGCGCCAGTGCCAGAATCGGACCCGCACCATGGGCATCATCAACAGGACTCAAGCCAAGACAAGTACGATGTGAGTCGTTCAATTGATATCGATACTATTGATCTTAAAGCAGAGCAGCTTGGCCTGACGCAATATCGGATATTCTTGCCTCAGAGTGAGACGGGTGTTTACACCATTGCCGCAAACTCTATGGCAGGAGATGTTGTTGATCCACGCCTCGATAGAACTGTACATATCGATCAATACACTGGGCAGACGCTGATTGACGTGACGTGGGATGATTACAGTATTATCGCGAAGTTAATGGCTGCTGGGGTGTCGTTACACCAAGGTGACTTAAGCGCCCTCAACAAATGGTTGAACGTATTCTTCTGCGTTGCTTTTATTGTTATCGCGATTACCGGTGCATGTATGTGGTGGATTCGACGTCCGGCAAGGCAAAACAAGCTTGGTGTGCCTGCTAGGTTTAAGCAAGAAGGCGTGTGGAAAGTAGGCTTAGCTACACTAGTATTGATTGGGCTATTATTCCCTTTGGCTGGCGCGACGATCGTGGCTGCAATGCTGATCGACGCTTTATTGGTGCAGAAAAGTGACAGACTAAAGACATACCTTTCATCATAA
- the pepT gene encoding peptidase T — MNELVQRFLRYVTFNTQSNPADSGCPSTQGQMVFAEFLKQELIDMGLSDVSLDTNGYLMAKLPSNVDYDVPAIGFIAHMDTAPDASGKDVKPQIIDDYQGGDIALGKGDEILSPIQYPELHKLHGHNLITTDGTTLLGADNKAGIAEILSAISELIANPDIPHGDICVGFTPDEEIGRGANLFDVEKFGAKWAYTIDGGPVGELEFENFNATSADVICHGVNVHPGTAKDKMINSMNIAAQFQMMMPADETPETTEGYEGFYHLKSAEMSVARSELGYIIRDFDREGQEQRKQFMVDKVAALNEKLEKGRVELILTDSYFNMKEQVEPFPHVIELAKQAMIACDVEPQIKPIRGGTDGARLSFMGLPCPNIFTGGYNFHGIHEFISIEGMELAVKVIVTLAEKTALNYR; from the coding sequence ATGAATGAATTAGTACAACGATTTTTGCGCTATGTGACTTTTAATACTCAATCAAATCCAGCCGACTCAGGTTGCCCAAGCACTCAGGGACAAATGGTGTTTGCGGAGTTTCTAAAGCAAGAATTAATCGACATGGGGTTATCTGACGTGTCGCTTGATACCAATGGCTATTTAATGGCAAAACTACCGAGTAACGTTGACTATGACGTTCCAGCTATTGGTTTCATCGCCCATATGGATACCGCTCCTGATGCCTCTGGAAAAGATGTAAAACCGCAAATTATTGATGACTATCAAGGTGGTGATATTGCGTTGGGTAAAGGGGATGAGATTCTGTCTCCGATTCAGTATCCAGAGCTGCACAAGCTTCATGGCCATAACTTGATTACTACCGACGGTACCACGCTATTAGGCGCGGACAACAAGGCAGGGATTGCCGAGATTTTGTCTGCGATTTCAGAGCTGATCGCGAATCCAGACATACCTCATGGTGATATCTGTGTTGGCTTTACGCCAGATGAAGAAATCGGACGCGGGGCGAACCTTTTTGATGTTGAGAAATTTGGTGCTAAATGGGCTTATACCATTGATGGTGGTCCAGTTGGTGAGTTGGAGTTTGAAAACTTTAATGCCACTAGCGCTGACGTAATTTGCCATGGCGTTAATGTTCACCCTGGAACTGCTAAAGACAAAATGATCAACTCAATGAACATTGCTGCTCAGTTTCAAATGATGATGCCAGCAGACGAAACTCCTGAGACTACCGAAGGGTATGAAGGTTTTTATCATCTTAAATCGGCTGAAATGTCGGTCGCTCGTAGTGAGTTAGGTTACATCATTCGTGATTTTGACCGAGAAGGACAAGAGCAGCGCAAGCAGTTTATGGTAGATAAAGTTGCTGCGTTGAATGAAAAGCTAGAGAAGGGCAGAGTTGAATTGATTCTGACTGACAGCTATTTCAATATGAAAGAGCAAGTTGAGCCATTCCCGCATGTTATAGAGTTGGCGAAACAGGCGATGATTGCCTGTGATGTGGAGCCTCAGATTAAACCGATTCGTGGCGGTACTGACGGTGCCAGACTCTCATTTATGGGCTTGCCATGCCCGAATATATTCACCGGTGGATATAACTTCCATGGTATTCACGAGTTCATTTCAATTGAAGGGATGGAGTTGGCGGTAAAAGTAATTGTGACACTGGCAGAAAAAACCGCATTAAACTATCGATAA
- a CDS encoding DM13 domain-containing protein: MKRIFLLVSHLGCIVLGFALGIYALPILTQPLSPTMTEVQKVTNQALYTATFQKERQGSDFLHWGEGSVSISSQQVAFVGALAPGPDYKLYFSPTFVETEADFNANKAQMIQVGEVKSFDRFTVSLPEGFPLKDYNTVIVWCETFGEFITSARYK; this comes from the coding sequence ATGAAAAGGATTTTTTTACTCGTATCCCATCTTGGTTGCATCGTGTTGGGTTTCGCCTTAGGAATATATGCTTTACCTATTCTTACTCAACCTCTTTCTCCGACAATGACTGAAGTGCAAAAGGTTACTAATCAAGCACTTTATACCGCGACATTTCAAAAAGAGCGCCAAGGCAGTGATTTCTTACACTGGGGGGAGGGCTCTGTCTCTATCAGCTCACAGCAAGTTGCATTTGTTGGGGCATTGGCACCCGGTCCAGACTACAAACTTTACTTTTCTCCGACCTTTGTTGAGACCGAAGCGGATTTCAATGCCAATAAAGCGCAGATGATTCAAGTTGGCGAAGTGAAAAGCTTTGATCGTTTTACAGTTTCACTTCCCGAAGGGTTTCCGCTAAAAGACTACAATACCGTTATCGTGTGGTGTGAAACCTTTGGCGAATTCATCACGTCAGCTCGATATAAATAG